The DNA region GTCGACTACGGCAAGGAGTTCCAGCGCCGCTTCGCGCCCGGCCTCGAAGAGACCATGATCGTGCGCGTCAGCCAGATTCCCGGCGGCTACGAGCTCGAGACCGCCGAGGGCGACACCGTGCAGGCGAAGCAGGTCGTGCTCGCCGTCGGCATCAGCCACTTTCCCTATCTGCCCAAAGTCATGGATGGCCTGCCGCGCGAGGCCGTCAGCCACACCTTCCACCACGGCCCTTTCGACGCCTTCCGCGGCAAACATGTGCTGGTGATCGGCGCGGGAGCCTCGGCGGTGAACGCAGCCGTCGCCCTGAACGAGGCAGGCGCTAACACCGAGCTGATGGCGCGCGCCGCGAAGATCAGCTTCCACGACCGCTCCCCCGACTACCGTCCGCTGATGGACCGCATCAAGAACCCGCGCTCGGTGATCGGCCTGGGCTGGCGCTCGAAGGTTGCTGTAGACCTGCCGCTGCTCTTTCACGTGATGCCGCGCAAGCTGCGCCACAAGGTAGTGGCCAAGCACCTCGGTCCCGCGCCAGGATGGTTTTCTCGCGACGGCTTCGTCGGCCACGTGAAGCCGTACATGAGCAGCCATCTCGAACAAGTCACTGAGGCCGGCTCGAAGGTGCGCGTGCGTTATCGCGATGCCGACGGCGCGTCGCAGGAGCTGCTCGTCGACCACGTGATGGGCGGCACCGGCTTCAAACCCTATCTCAAGTCGCTGAAGTTCATCGACCCATCGCTTGCAGCCAAAATTCACACGGCAGAAGAGACGCCGGTTCTCGACTCAAACTTCAGCACCTCGGTCGACGGCCTCTACATGACCGGCCTCGCCTCAGCCAACAACTTCGGCCCCATGTGCCGCTTCGCCTGCGGAGCCAAGTTCACAGCGCGGCGATTGTCGCGTCGACTTGCTAAAGGTGCCTGAAGTAGCTCCGTTCTATGGCTTGCGGCCGAGCCAATCAAAAGAGAAGATCAGTTATGTCTAGTTCGCAAATCGCTCGAATAGGAGCAGTGCTTGCAGGAGCCCTTGTAATGACGGCAATGCACGCACAAACACCCTCGCCTTCAGCAAATGCAGCACTGCTGCAGCAATCTCTGAACAAGAGCATACTGATCGAAGGTCATCAGCCATTTCATTTCGTGCTTGAAATCGCCCCTGATACGAAGCCCCGCGCTCATTCCAGACCAGCACCATCTTCCATGCACGGAAAGATTGAGTTGTTCTGGGCTAGTCGCGGCCACTACAGATTGGTTCTGAGCTCACCTGAGTTTAGTCAAACGCGTGTTGTCGATGGCGACCAAATAGAAGAACATGACGAAGGAGATTTCTACCCGCGTTGGCTCGATGACTTCGTTCGGATGTTGCTCGACCCTGTCCCAGGATCGCAGGTACCCAAATTGATTCAGCAGCGACTAACAGGTGGTGGAACGTTTGCACTTCCTGGAAGACCACCGATTACGATGCCGCGTTGTCTGGAAACCTCCGATCGCCCGGCTGGCATCACGGAAGAGACGTCAATAGCGCGCGCCTGTTTTGACGCGTCACATCCTTGGTATCAAGGAACGCTGGACTTCACGCGCTACGTCTCGTTTGCAGATTATGCGCCATTCGGCGAGCAGATGATCCCGCGCACATGGTCCAACGATATTCCAGAGAACATCTTTGTCGAAGGCAAGGTAACTTTGCTCAAAAAGCTGTCCGCAGACGATTTGAAAACAATTCATATTTCCACCGCGACACCGCCGAAGGAGCAGATACGGACGGTATTTTTATCGAGGAAGGAGATCGGAGACCGCATTGCCAGTGTGCCGGACTATGAATGGCCACCTAAGGACGGTGCAGTTGAGGGCTACATGATCGTTTATGTTCGGACCGATCGTATGGGGCAGATCAGGGAGTCCTATTGGGATAGTTCGGACAACTACGGTCTGCAAGATGCAGGCGTAGCACTTGCTCTCAAGAGCAGCCTCAAACCTATGCTCGTGGATGGTGTCGCGGTTCAGATGGAAGGACCGCTTGTTCTGCATTTCAATACGTCTCGCCTTAGCTCACCGTCTGCCGGGCTAACTCAGTAGATGCCGGGCGCCCCTTACATGACGCAGCCTCATCGCTGCATGTGTGGGTTTATTCTTGGTACTCTCTCGAACTTTGTCATTCCGTAGCGCAGAGGAATCTGCTTTTTTCAACCCACAACTTTGTCATCCTGAGCGAAGGGTTCGCACATTTGCGAACCCGCAGTCGAAGGACCTGCATTTTTTATGCCCTGGTAGATTGTGGCCGGAAAAGAACAAATGCAGGTCCTTCGACTCGCCTTCAGCTCGCTCAGGATCACAAGACAACGGCGGCCATCCGCGCGAGCCAGCCGCAGCCTGTGAAGGCTAAGAGACCTTTTCCCGTGCATCTACAGCATTTGCCCTAGCCACAACAGCCTCAAGACAATCTATGATTGCGAACGTCGAGCGCGCGCCCGGATCGAGGAATCGGAAGATTCCCG from Acidobacteriota bacterium includes:
- a CDS encoding NAD(P)/FAD-dependent oxidoreductase — its product is MISVAIVGSGPYALSLAAHLNPLDVDYRIFGPVMEAWDKHMPPGMFLKSDGFASDLYAPGDGYRLEQYCRENDIPYAPVGPPVRRTTFVDYGKEFQRRFAPGLEETMIVRVSQIPGGYELETAEGDTVQAKQVVLAVGISHFPYLPKVMDGLPREAVSHTFHHGPFDAFRGKHVLVIGAGASAVNAAVALNEAGANTELMARAAKISFHDRSPDYRPLMDRIKNPRSVIGLGWRSKVAVDLPLLFHVMPRKLRHKVVAKHLGPAPGWFSRDGFVGHVKPYMSSHLEQVTEAGSKVRVRYRDADGASQELLVDHVMGGTGFKPYLKSLKFIDPSLAAKIHTAEETPVLDSNFSTSVDGLYMTGLASANNFGPMCRFACGAKFTARRLSRRLAKGA